TTCGTGGAAATCAGCAATGGACAAGTGACATCCAGAGCATCCGCCCAGCCACATGGTTCCTATTTTTGCTTTTTCGGCCATTTTATTTCCTCCAATTAGGCTTCAGCCTGAATTTGCTCTTTTAAAGGGGATGGTCCTAGAGCTTTTATTCGGTCAACCATCATTTTAACGGTATCAGCGAATTTTTCGCCCTCAGAAGCGGAAATCCAGTCGTGATAAATTCTATCTCTGCCAATTCCCATTTCTTCTGCAAGTTTATAAATTAATCTCATTCTTCTATCAAGTTTGTAGTTTCCTGCGTCATAGTGACAGTCACCGTGGTGGCATCCAGTTACTAAAACACCGTCTGCGCCTTCACGGAAGGCCTTCAAAACAAACTGCGGTTCAATTCTTCCAGAACACATTACTCGAATTACTCTGATATTTGTCGGGTATTGCATCCTTGCTGTACCAGCAGTGTCAGCCCCACCATAGGAGCACCAGTTGCAACAAAACATTACAATTTTTACGTCATCCTCAGCCATAGAGTTTCCTCCTTGCTATTACAATACTGTACTATCAATTTTACCATGAATTGGTTTATTAATTGTACCTGTTATATGGATTTAAACCAAGTAAGTATAAAGGTTACTTATAAACACAAGTAGAAAATTTTATATATTAGATTAATAATTTTATTTTTAGTATTACTAAAATAAAATGAGCATAATGTTCTTTTTTAGGATTAGATACCACATATTAACAGTATAAACTTAAAAAAGATAATTAATACATCCATAGTGATTATAAGAAAGTAGAAGTTCTCTTTATTATAGATTTATCAAAGATAGTAATACAAATACTAATTTTAATGTTATGAAATAAATTTATTAAAGCCAAGTAATTTTTTAGTTAAATAAATTTAGAAAAATAAAAGTTGAAATAAATTGTTACTAACACTATAAATTAATTTTGAAAGGCTAAATCTAAAAAAAGATATACTAAAATAGATTAAAATAGAAAAAATTCTAAGAAAAAAATTAAACCAGAGTTATAGACCCTGGAAGGTTTTTAGATAATTTCTGGGCAAGTCCTGGAATAGTAGAGGTTATAATAGAAGTTTGGACATTATTATAAGCCGTTTTATCATCAGAGTTTGCTTGAATAATATCTGTTTTTAATTCAGATCGCAAATTATTGACTGTAACTTTTTCTACCCAATGATCCGTGTCACTGATAATAATTTCATCCACCAAACCATCGAGTTCCTTGGCCATAGCCCAAGAAACAAATCTTCCACCAAATAGTGCCACAGAATCTTTAATATGACCATTTTCAGCCATTTTAACAATATCTGAAACTGTATTTTCTACACGAGCTTTAGCATAAAGGGGTGAGGCGGCAACACAGACCCAATGAGCATCTCCTAAAACTGAATCTCCAATCTTTTTAGGATAAACATTTTCTGGACCAACTACTTTTACAGAAGCTGCTAGAGCCTCTAATTCACCTTTTCCAATTGGGGCTTGAGTTTGTCCACCACAACCACAACCACAATTAATCTCTTCTCGGATAATTTGCATTACCCGTGGAAGACCAAAATTACCTCTTTTAGCAGTTTTAGGTTCGTATCCGCACATATATCCATGGTGATTTTGAGGGAAACCAGTGATAATAGCATTGAGCCCAGCTCTTAGTCCTACACGACATTCATCCTCATAGGCACCATTGGTAGCCACTATTTTTCCGGGAACTAGTATTCTGGCAATGGCAATGGCCTTGGCAAAGGCATCTAGTCGGTCAGAGGCCTGATTGAAGGGTCCGCCT
The sequence above is drawn from the Methanobacteriales archaeon HGW-Methanobacteriales-1 genome and encodes:
- a CDS encoding methyl-viologen-reducing hydrogenase subunit delta, which translates into the protein MAEDDVKIVMFCCNWCSYGGADTAGTARMQYPTNIRVIRVMCSGRIEPQFVLKAFREGADGVLVTGCHHGDCHYDAGNYKLDRRMRLIYKLAEEMGIGRDRIYHDWISASEGEKFADTVKMMVDRIKALGPSPLKEQIQAEA
- the hmdC gene encoding 5,10-methenyltetrahydromethanopterin hydrogenase cofactor biosynthesis protein HmdC encodes the protein MYDLVKNAINDLDAAWELSKSDKDPLEIIDAVSELSREDVMKLGMNFKTFPLGCDLTEILAGTCASDLDKIDLMGNSILSDSIGASIHVCAYAFADIAEKNGMKPLDLIKEVREATDVPMDLDHFGRFGPMRFPKEIIRCPGQCYREGPPFEGCPRDRIHSRLFDKEEDGLADREEWVKLASAVAINLTCVQGGEGHAAPLDEAREVAELARKHGKGIESIMFVGDGYDDLISGFTTALEMGVDVFVLEGGPFNQASDRLDAFAKAIAIARILVPGKIVATNGAYEDECRVGLRAGLNAIITGFPQNHHGYMCGYEPKTAKRGNFGLPRVMQIIREEINCGCGCGGQTQAPIGKGELEALAASVKVVGPENVYPKKIGDSVLGDAHWVCVAASPLYAKARVENTVSDIVKMAENGHIKDSVALFGGRFVSWAMAKELDGLVDEIIISDTDHWVEKVTVNNLRSELKTDIIQANSDDKTAYNNVQTSIITSTIPGLAQKLSKNLPGSITLV